One stretch of Nomascus leucogenys isolate Asia chromosome 9, Asia_NLE_v1, whole genome shotgun sequence DNA includes these proteins:
- the CRACD gene encoding cancer-related regulator of actin dynamics isoform X2, translating into MGTRAFSHDSIFIPDGGAESEQTVQAMSQDNILGKVKTLQQQLGKNIKFGQRPLNAIPMKKANSGEASLEEDLFLTSPMEIVTQQDIILSDAENKPSDTPSSLSPLNLPGAGSEMEEKVAPVKPSRPKRHFSSAGTIESVNLDAIPLAIARLDNSAAKHKLAVKPKKQRVSKKHRRLAQDPQHEQGGLKSRPSLDQNGHPGEDKPTWHEEEPNPPDSEEERRRQEDYWRELEAKCKRQKAEAAEKRRLEEQRLQALERRLWEENRRQELLEEEGEGQEPPLEKERAPREEQRRSLEAPGWEDAERREREERKRLEAEEELRRLQAQAQAEERRRLEEDARLEEDARLEERRRQEEEEGRCAEELKRQEEEEAEGWEELEQQEEAEVQGPPQALEEIGEGRRGAEEEDLGEEEEDLGEEAEDLGEEEEEGQAHLEDRRGQLSELLNDFEERPEDQEHLQPEGQREHSEEPSIGEEQNPEAERRREQQGRSGDFQGADRPGPEEKREEGDTEPLRKQEGPVEAAQPPVERKEAAALEQGRKVEELRWQEVDERQTMPRPYTFQVSSGGKQILFPKVNLSPVTPAKDTGLTVASQEPKAPKASPVQHALPSSLSVPHTAILVTGAQLCGPAVNLSQIKDTACKSLLGLEEKKHADAPAGENPPRGPGDARAGSGKAKPPQESPSSASALAEWASIRSRILKNAESDPRSSERDQSKPGDESTPRGRCDSRGNLRKTPPVNAKFSIMPAWQKFSDGGTETSKQNTEAESIRKRPMLGPSEDTAPQPPPAGVRELGKGPEKSEMHREPADTTEGCKFAKDLPSFLVPSLPYPPQKVVAHAEFTTSSDSETAKGIAKPDPVMPGGEEKTSPFGIKLRRTNYLRFNCDQQAEQKKKKRHSSTGDSADAGPPAAGSARGEKEMEGVALKHGPSLPQERKQAPSTRRDSAEPASSQTPAPEHDKAANKMPLAQKPALAPKPTSQTPPASPLSKLSRPYLVELLSRRAGRPDPEPSEPSKEGQESSDRRPPSPPGPEERKGQKRDEEEEATERKPASPPLPAAQQEKPSQTPEAGRKEKLMLQSRHSLDGSKLTEKVETAQPLWITLALQKQKGFREQQATREERKQARETKQAEKLFKENVSVSLQPGSSSVSRAGSLHKSTALPEEKRPETAVSRLERREQLKKANTLPTSVTVEISDSAPPAPLVKEVTKRFSTPDAAPVSTEPAWLALAKRKAKAWSDCPQIIK; encoded by the exons ATGGGAACCCGGGCATTTTCCCATGACAGTATTTTTATCCCTGATGGGGGAGCAGAAAGTGAGCAGACAGTTCAAGCAATGTCACAGGACAACATCCTGGGCAAAGTCAAAACTCTTCAG CAACAGTTGGGCAAGAATATCAAGTTTGGGCAGCGGCCACTCAATGCCATTCCCATGAAGAAGGCGAACAGTGGAGAGGCTAGCTTAGAAGAGGATCTGTTCCTGACCAGTCCCATGGAAATTGTGACTCAGCAGGACATCATCCTCTCAGACGCAGAGAACAAG CCCAGTGATACGCCAAGTTCTCTAAGTCCTCTGAATCTCCCTGGAGCTGGAAGTGAGATGGAAGAGAAG GTTGCTCCTGTTAAACCGTCTCGGCCAAAAAGGCACTTCTCTTCTGCTGGCACCATCGAAAGTGTCAACTTAGATGCCATCCCCCTGGCCATCGCTCGCCTGGACAACAGTGCCGCCAAGCACAAGCTGGCTGTTAAGCCAAAAAAACAGAGGGTGTCAAAGAAGCACAGGCGCCTTGCCCAG GATCCACAACATGAGCAAGGCGGCCTTAAGAGTCGACCCTCCCTGGACCAGAACGGACACCCAGGCGAGGACAAGCCAACATGGCACGAAGAGGAACCCAATCCGCCGGATTCCGAGGAAGAGAGAAGACGCCAAGAAGACTACTGGCGAGAATTGGAGGCCAAGTGCAAGCGGCAAAAGGCGGAAGCAGCCGAGAAGAGACGCCTagaggagcagaggctgcaggCGCTGGAGAGGAGGCTTTGGGAAGAGAACAGAAGGCAGGAGCTCTTGGAGGAGGAGGGCGAGGGGCAGGAGCCGCCTCTAGAGAAGGAAAGGGCGCCGCGGGAAGAGCAGCGGCGGAGCCTGGAAGCGCCAGGTTGGGAGGACGCCGAGCGGAGGGAGCGTGAGGAGCGCAAGCGCCTGGAGGCCGAGGAGGAGCTCAGGCGTctgcaggcccaggcccaggcggAAGAGAGGCGGCGGCTGGAGGAGGACGCCAGGCTGGAGGAGGACGCCAGGCTAGAGGAGCGGAGgcggcaggaggaggaagaaggaagatgcGCGGAGGAGCTCaaaaggcaggaggaggaggaggctgaagGATGGGAAGAGCTGGAACAGCAGGAGGAGGCGGAGGTGCAGGGGCCGCCCCAGGCTTTGGAGGAGATTGGGGAGGGCCGGCGGGGCGCGGAGGAGGAGGatctgggggaagaggaggaggatctGGGGGAAGAGGCGGAGGatctgggggaagaggaggaggagggccagGCGCATCTGGAGGACAGGAGGGGCCAGCTCAGTGAGCTTCTGAACGACTTTGAGGAGAGGCCGGAAGACCAGGAACACCTGCAACCGGAAGGACAAAGAGAACACTCCGAGGAGCCAAGCATTGGCGAGGAGCAGAACCCAGAGGCCGAGCGGCGAAGAGAGCAGCAGGGAAGGAGCGGGGATTTCCAGGGGGCTGATCGTCCTGGGCccgaggaaaagagagaagaaggggaCACGGAGCCTCTCCGGAAACAAGAGGGGCCCGTGGAAGCCGCGCAGCCTCCGGTGGAGAGGAAAGAAGCCGCCGCCCTTGAACAAGGCCGCAAGGTGGAGGAGCTGCGGTGGCAGGAGGTGGACGAGAGGCAGACCATGCCCCGGCCCTACACGTTCCAGGTGTCCTCCGGGGGGAAGCAGATTCTCTTTCCCAAAGTCAACCTGAGCCCTGTGACACCCGCAAAGGACACGGGGCTCACCGTTGCCTCCCAGGAACCAAAGGCCCCCAAAGCCAGCCCAGTCCAGCACGCCCTACCGTCGTCCCTGAGCGTTCCCCACACCGCCATTCTGGTCACGGGCGCGCAGCTCTGTGGCCCGGCCGTCAACCTGAGCCAGATCAAGGACACCGCGTGCAAGTCCCTCCTGGGcttggaggagaagaagcacGCGGACGCCCCAGCTGGGGAGAACCCTCCCCGAGGCCCCGGCGACGCGCGGGCGGGCAGCGGGAAGGCTAAGCCCCCCCAGGAGTCTCCCAGCAGCGCGTCCGCACTCGCAGAATGGGCTTCCATTCGGTCCAGAATCCTGAAGAACGCTGAGAGTGACCCGCGCAGCAGCGAGAGGGACCAGTCGAAGCCCGGTGATGAGTCCACTCCCAGGGGCCGGTGTGATTCCCGCGGGAACCTCCGGAAGACTCCGCCAGTCAATGCAAAGTTTTCTATTATGCCTGCCTGGCAGAAATTTTCCGATGGTGGCACGGAGACCTCCAAACAGAACACGGAAGCTGAAAGCATACGAAAAAGACCCATGCTGGGACCCAGCGAAGATACAGccccccagcctcctcctgctGGTGTTCGCGAGCTCGGTAAGGGTCCGGAGAAGTCGGAGATGCACCGGGAGCCCGCAGACACCACCGAGGGATGCAAATTTGCCAAAGACCTCCCGTCTTTCCTTGTCCCAAGCCTTCCTTACCCTCCGCAGAAAGTGGTGGCCCACGCAGAGTTCACGACCTCGTCGGACAGCGAGACTGCAAAAGGGATAGCAAAGCCAGACCCTGTGATGCCAGGTGGGGAGGAAAAAACTTCACCGTTTGGAATAAAATTGAGAAGGACCAACTATTTGCGCTTCAACTGCGACCAACAGGCagaacagaagaagaagaagaggcaCAGCAGCACCGGAGACAGCGCGGATGCAGGGCCGCCTGCAGCGGGGAGCGCTCgtggagagaaagagatggagggTGTGGCCCTCAAGCATGGTCCATCCCTCCCCCAAGAGCGGAAGCAAGCCCCTTCCACCCGGAGGGACTCCGCTGAACCTGCCAGCAGCCAGACCCCGGCTCCGGAGCACGACAAGGCCGCAAACAAAATGCCACTGGCACAGAAGCCAGCACTGGCTCCCAAGCCCACCAGTCAGACCCCACCAGCATCCCCACTTTCCAAACTGAGCAGGCCCTACTTGGTAGAGCTGCTGTCTCGTCGAGCGGGGAGGCCGGACCCAGAGCCAAGTGAGCCGTCCAAGGAGGGCCAAGAGAGCAGTGACCGCCGGCCACCCTCGCCCCCAGGCCCCGAGGAAAGGAAGGGACAGAAGAGGGACGAGGAGGAAGAGGCGACAGAGAGGAAACCTGCTTCCCCACCTCTGCCTGCCGCTCAGCAAGAGAAACCTTCTCAAACACCCGAGGCCGGGAGGAAAG AGAAGCTGATGCTTCAGAGCAGGCACTCCTTAGATGGCTCCAAACTTACAGAGAAAGTGGAAACTGCTCAGCCGCTGTGGATAACGTTAGCACTGCAAAAGCAAAAGGGGTTTCGGGAGCAGCAGGCTACGCGGGAGGAGAGGAAGCAAGCCAGAGAGACCAAACAGGCAGAAAAGCTCTTCAAAGAAAAT GTCAGTGTCAGCCTGCAGCCTGGAAGCAGCAGTGTCAGCAGAGCAGGTTCCCTGCACAAGTCCACCGCTCTGCCAGAAGAGAAGAGGCCCGAGACTGCAGTGTCCAGGCTTGAGCGCAGAGAACAGCTGAAAAAGGCCAACACTCTTCCTACGTCTGTGACAG TGGAGATCTCCGACTCAGCTCCCCCAGCACCGCTGGTAAAAGAAGTCACCAAGAGGTTTTCCACCCCGGATGCTGCCCCCGTGTCAACAGAACCAGCCTGGCTGGCTTTGGCCAAAAGGAAAGCAAAGGCTTGGAGCGACTGTCCACAGATTATTAAGTAA
- the CRACD gene encoding cancer-related regulator of actin dynamics isoform X3 encodes MKKANSGEASLEEDLFLTSPMEIVTQQDIILSDAENKPSDTPSSLSPLNLPGAGSEMEEKVAPVKPSRPKRHFSSAGTIESVNLDAIPLAIARLDNSAAKHKLAVKPKKQRVSKKHRRLAQDPQHEQGGLKSRPSLDQNGHPGEDKPTWHEEEPNPPDSEEERRRQEDYWRELEAKCKRQKAEAAEKRRLEEQRLQALERRLWEENRRQELLEEEGEGQEPPLEKERAPREEQRRSLEAPGWEDAERREREERKRLEAEEELRRLQAQAQAEERRRLEEDARLEEDARLEERRRQEEEEGRCAEELKRQEEEEAEGWEELEQQEEAEVQGPPQALEEIGEGRRGAEEEDLGEEEEDLGEEAEDLGEEEEEGQAHLEDRRGQLSELLNDFEERPEDQEHLQPEGQREHSEEPSIGEEQNPEAERRREQQGRSGDFQGADRPGPEEKREEGDTEPLRKQEGPVEAAQPPVERKEAAALEQGRKVEELRWQEVDERQTMPRPYTFQVSSGGKQILFPKVNLSPVTPAKDTGLTVASQEPKAPKASPVQHALPSSLSVPHTAILVTGAQLCGPAVNLSQIKDTACKSLLGLEEKKHADAPAGENPPRGPGDARAGSGKAKPPQESPSSASALAEWASIRSRILKNAESDPRSSERDQSKPGDESTPRGRCDSRGNLRKTPPVNAKFSIMPAWQKFSDGGTETSKQNTEAESIRKRPMLGPSEDTAPQPPPAGVRELGKGPEKSEMHREPADTTEGCKFAKDLPSFLVPSLPYPPQKVVAHAEFTTSSDSETAKGIAKPDPVMPGGEEKTSPFGIKLRRTNYLRFNCDQQAEQKKKKRHSSTGDSADAGPPAAGSARGEKEMEGVALKHGPSLPQERKQAPSTRRDSAEPASSQTPAPEHDKAANKMPLAQKPALAPKPTSQTPPASPLSKLSRPYLVELLSRRAGRPDPEPSEPSKEGQESSDRRPPSPPGPEERKGQKRDEEEEATERKPASPPLPAAQQEKPSQTPEAGRKEKLMLQSRHSLDGSKLTEKVETAQPLWITLALQKQKGFREQQATREERKQARETKQAEKLFKENVSVSLQPGSSSVSRAGSLHKSTALPEEKRPETAVSRLERREQLKKANTLPTSVTVEISDSAPPAPLVKEVTKRFSTPDAAPVSTEPAWLALAKRKAKAWSDCPQIIK; translated from the exons ATGAAGAAGGCGAACAGTGGAGAGGCTAGCTTAGAAGAGGATCTGTTCCTGACCAGTCCCATGGAAATTGTGACTCAGCAGGACATCATCCTCTCAGACGCAGAGAACAAG CCCAGTGATACGCCAAGTTCTCTAAGTCCTCTGAATCTCCCTGGAGCTGGAAGTGAGATGGAAGAGAAG GTTGCTCCTGTTAAACCGTCTCGGCCAAAAAGGCACTTCTCTTCTGCTGGCACCATCGAAAGTGTCAACTTAGATGCCATCCCCCTGGCCATCGCTCGCCTGGACAACAGTGCCGCCAAGCACAAGCTGGCTGTTAAGCCAAAAAAACAGAGGGTGTCAAAGAAGCACAGGCGCCTTGCCCAG GATCCACAACATGAGCAAGGCGGCCTTAAGAGTCGACCCTCCCTGGACCAGAACGGACACCCAGGCGAGGACAAGCCAACATGGCACGAAGAGGAACCCAATCCGCCGGATTCCGAGGAAGAGAGAAGACGCCAAGAAGACTACTGGCGAGAATTGGAGGCCAAGTGCAAGCGGCAAAAGGCGGAAGCAGCCGAGAAGAGACGCCTagaggagcagaggctgcaggCGCTGGAGAGGAGGCTTTGGGAAGAGAACAGAAGGCAGGAGCTCTTGGAGGAGGAGGGCGAGGGGCAGGAGCCGCCTCTAGAGAAGGAAAGGGCGCCGCGGGAAGAGCAGCGGCGGAGCCTGGAAGCGCCAGGTTGGGAGGACGCCGAGCGGAGGGAGCGTGAGGAGCGCAAGCGCCTGGAGGCCGAGGAGGAGCTCAGGCGTctgcaggcccaggcccaggcggAAGAGAGGCGGCGGCTGGAGGAGGACGCCAGGCTGGAGGAGGACGCCAGGCTAGAGGAGCGGAGgcggcaggaggaggaagaaggaagatgcGCGGAGGAGCTCaaaaggcaggaggaggaggaggctgaagGATGGGAAGAGCTGGAACAGCAGGAGGAGGCGGAGGTGCAGGGGCCGCCCCAGGCTTTGGAGGAGATTGGGGAGGGCCGGCGGGGCGCGGAGGAGGAGGatctgggggaagaggaggaggatctGGGGGAAGAGGCGGAGGatctgggggaagaggaggaggagggccagGCGCATCTGGAGGACAGGAGGGGCCAGCTCAGTGAGCTTCTGAACGACTTTGAGGAGAGGCCGGAAGACCAGGAACACCTGCAACCGGAAGGACAAAGAGAACACTCCGAGGAGCCAAGCATTGGCGAGGAGCAGAACCCAGAGGCCGAGCGGCGAAGAGAGCAGCAGGGAAGGAGCGGGGATTTCCAGGGGGCTGATCGTCCTGGGCccgaggaaaagagagaagaaggggaCACGGAGCCTCTCCGGAAACAAGAGGGGCCCGTGGAAGCCGCGCAGCCTCCGGTGGAGAGGAAAGAAGCCGCCGCCCTTGAACAAGGCCGCAAGGTGGAGGAGCTGCGGTGGCAGGAGGTGGACGAGAGGCAGACCATGCCCCGGCCCTACACGTTCCAGGTGTCCTCCGGGGGGAAGCAGATTCTCTTTCCCAAAGTCAACCTGAGCCCTGTGACACCCGCAAAGGACACGGGGCTCACCGTTGCCTCCCAGGAACCAAAGGCCCCCAAAGCCAGCCCAGTCCAGCACGCCCTACCGTCGTCCCTGAGCGTTCCCCACACCGCCATTCTGGTCACGGGCGCGCAGCTCTGTGGCCCGGCCGTCAACCTGAGCCAGATCAAGGACACCGCGTGCAAGTCCCTCCTGGGcttggaggagaagaagcacGCGGACGCCCCAGCTGGGGAGAACCCTCCCCGAGGCCCCGGCGACGCGCGGGCGGGCAGCGGGAAGGCTAAGCCCCCCCAGGAGTCTCCCAGCAGCGCGTCCGCACTCGCAGAATGGGCTTCCATTCGGTCCAGAATCCTGAAGAACGCTGAGAGTGACCCGCGCAGCAGCGAGAGGGACCAGTCGAAGCCCGGTGATGAGTCCACTCCCAGGGGCCGGTGTGATTCCCGCGGGAACCTCCGGAAGACTCCGCCAGTCAATGCAAAGTTTTCTATTATGCCTGCCTGGCAGAAATTTTCCGATGGTGGCACGGAGACCTCCAAACAGAACACGGAAGCTGAAAGCATACGAAAAAGACCCATGCTGGGACCCAGCGAAGATACAGccccccagcctcctcctgctGGTGTTCGCGAGCTCGGTAAGGGTCCGGAGAAGTCGGAGATGCACCGGGAGCCCGCAGACACCACCGAGGGATGCAAATTTGCCAAAGACCTCCCGTCTTTCCTTGTCCCAAGCCTTCCTTACCCTCCGCAGAAAGTGGTGGCCCACGCAGAGTTCACGACCTCGTCGGACAGCGAGACTGCAAAAGGGATAGCAAAGCCAGACCCTGTGATGCCAGGTGGGGAGGAAAAAACTTCACCGTTTGGAATAAAATTGAGAAGGACCAACTATTTGCGCTTCAACTGCGACCAACAGGCagaacagaagaagaagaagaggcaCAGCAGCACCGGAGACAGCGCGGATGCAGGGCCGCCTGCAGCGGGGAGCGCTCgtggagagaaagagatggagggTGTGGCCCTCAAGCATGGTCCATCCCTCCCCCAAGAGCGGAAGCAAGCCCCTTCCACCCGGAGGGACTCCGCTGAACCTGCCAGCAGCCAGACCCCGGCTCCGGAGCACGACAAGGCCGCAAACAAAATGCCACTGGCACAGAAGCCAGCACTGGCTCCCAAGCCCACCAGTCAGACCCCACCAGCATCCCCACTTTCCAAACTGAGCAGGCCCTACTTGGTAGAGCTGCTGTCTCGTCGAGCGGGGAGGCCGGACCCAGAGCCAAGTGAGCCGTCCAAGGAGGGCCAAGAGAGCAGTGACCGCCGGCCACCCTCGCCCCCAGGCCCCGAGGAAAGGAAGGGACAGAAGAGGGACGAGGAGGAAGAGGCGACAGAGAGGAAACCTGCTTCCCCACCTCTGCCTGCCGCTCAGCAAGAGAAACCTTCTCAAACACCCGAGGCCGGGAGGAAAG AGAAGCTGATGCTTCAGAGCAGGCACTCCTTAGATGGCTCCAAACTTACAGAGAAAGTGGAAACTGCTCAGCCGCTGTGGATAACGTTAGCACTGCAAAAGCAAAAGGGGTTTCGGGAGCAGCAGGCTACGCGGGAGGAGAGGAAGCAAGCCAGAGAGACCAAACAGGCAGAAAAGCTCTTCAAAGAAAAT GTCAGTGTCAGCCTGCAGCCTGGAAGCAGCAGTGTCAGCAGAGCAGGTTCCCTGCACAAGTCCACCGCTCTGCCAGAAGAGAAGAGGCCCGAGACTGCAGTGTCCAGGCTTGAGCGCAGAGAACAGCTGAAAAAGGCCAACACTCTTCCTACGTCTGTGACAG TGGAGATCTCCGACTCAGCTCCCCCAGCACCGCTGGTAAAAGAAGTCACCAAGAGGTTTTCCACCCCGGATGCTGCCCCCGTGTCAACAGAACCAGCCTGGCTGGCTTTGGCCAAAAGGAAAGCAAAGGCTTGGAGCGACTGTCCACAGATTATTAAGTAA
- the CRACD gene encoding cancer-related regulator of actin dynamics isoform X4 yields the protein MTVFLSLMGEQKVSRQFKQCHRTTSWAKSKLFSRLSSMFLQQLGKNIKFGQRPLNAIPMKKANSGEASLEEDLFLTSPMEIVTQQDIILSDAENKPSDTPSSLSPLNLPGAGSEMEEKVAPVKPSRPKRHFSSAGTIESVNLDAIPLAIARLDNSAAKHKLAVKPKKQRVSKKHRRLAQDPQHEQGGLKSRPSLDQNGHPGEDKPTWHEEEPNPPDSEEERRRQEDYWRELEAKCKRQKAEAAEKRRLEEQRLQALERRLWEENRRQELLEEEGEGQEPPLEKERAPREEQRRSLEAPGWEDAERREREERKRLEAEEELRRLQAQAQAEERRRLEEDARLEEDARLEERRRQEEEEGRCAEELKRQEEEEAEGWEELEQQEEAEVQGPPQALEEIGEGRRGAEEEDLGEEEEDLGEEAEDLGEEEEEGQAHLEDRRGQLSELLNDFEERPEDQEHLQPEGQREHSEEPSIGEEQNPEAERRREQQGRSGDFQGADRPGPEEKREEGDTEPLRKQEGPVEAAQPPVERKEAAALEQGRKVEELRWQEVDERQTMPRPYTFQVSSGGKQILFPKVNLSPVTPAKDTGLTVASQEPKAPKASPVQHALPSSLSVPHTAILVTGAQLCGPAVNLSQIKDTACKSLLGLEEKKHADAPAGENPPRGPGDARAGSGKAKPPQESPSSASALAEWASIRSRILKNAESDPRSSERDQSKPGDESTPRGRCDSRGNLRKTPPVNAKFSIMPAWQKFSDGGTETSKQNTEAESIRKRPMLGPSEDTAPQPPPAGVRELGKGPEKSEMHREPADTTEGCKFAKDLPSFLVPSLPYPPQKVVAHAEFTTSSDSETAKGIAKPDPVMPGGEEKTSPFGIKLRRTNYLRFNCDQQAEQKKKKRHSSTGDSADAGPPAAGSARGEKEMEGVALKHGPSLPQERKQAPSTRRDSAEPASSQTPAPEHDKAANKMPLAQKPALAPKPTSQTPPASPLSKLSRPYLVELLSRRAGRPDPEPSEPSKEGQESSDRRPPSPPGPEERKGQKRDEEEEATERKPASPPLPAAQQEKPSQTPEAGRKEKLMLQSRHSLDGSKLTEKVETAQPLWITLALQKQKGFREQQATREERKQARETKQAEKLFKENVSVSLQPGSSSVSRAGSLHKSTALPEEKRPETAVSRLERREQLKKANTLPTSVTVEISDSAPPAPLVKEVTKRFSTPDAAPVSTEPAWLALAKRKAKAWSDCPQIIK from the exons ATGACAGTATTTTTATCCCTGATGGGGGAGCAGAAAGTGAGCAGACAGTTCAAGCAATGTCACAGGACAACATCCTGGGCAAAGTCAAAACTCTTCAG TCGACTAAGCAGTATGTTCCTG CAACAGTTGGGCAAGAATATCAAGTTTGGGCAGCGGCCACTCAATGCCATTCCCATGAAGAAGGCGAACAGTGGAGAGGCTAGCTTAGAAGAGGATCTGTTCCTGACCAGTCCCATGGAAATTGTGACTCAGCAGGACATCATCCTCTCAGACGCAGAGAACAAG CCCAGTGATACGCCAAGTTCTCTAAGTCCTCTGAATCTCCCTGGAGCTGGAAGTGAGATGGAAGAGAAG GTTGCTCCTGTTAAACCGTCTCGGCCAAAAAGGCACTTCTCTTCTGCTGGCACCATCGAAAGTGTCAACTTAGATGCCATCCCCCTGGCCATCGCTCGCCTGGACAACAGTGCCGCCAAGCACAAGCTGGCTGTTAAGCCAAAAAAACAGAGGGTGTCAAAGAAGCACAGGCGCCTTGCCCAG GATCCACAACATGAGCAAGGCGGCCTTAAGAGTCGACCCTCCCTGGACCAGAACGGACACCCAGGCGAGGACAAGCCAACATGGCACGAAGAGGAACCCAATCCGCCGGATTCCGAGGAAGAGAGAAGACGCCAAGAAGACTACTGGCGAGAATTGGAGGCCAAGTGCAAGCGGCAAAAGGCGGAAGCAGCCGAGAAGAGACGCCTagaggagcagaggctgcaggCGCTGGAGAGGAGGCTTTGGGAAGAGAACAGAAGGCAGGAGCTCTTGGAGGAGGAGGGCGAGGGGCAGGAGCCGCCTCTAGAGAAGGAAAGGGCGCCGCGGGAAGAGCAGCGGCGGAGCCTGGAAGCGCCAGGTTGGGAGGACGCCGAGCGGAGGGAGCGTGAGGAGCGCAAGCGCCTGGAGGCCGAGGAGGAGCTCAGGCGTctgcaggcccaggcccaggcggAAGAGAGGCGGCGGCTGGAGGAGGACGCCAGGCTGGAGGAGGACGCCAGGCTAGAGGAGCGGAGgcggcaggaggaggaagaaggaagatgcGCGGAGGAGCTCaaaaggcaggaggaggaggaggctgaagGATGGGAAGAGCTGGAACAGCAGGAGGAGGCGGAGGTGCAGGGGCCGCCCCAGGCTTTGGAGGAGATTGGGGAGGGCCGGCGGGGCGCGGAGGAGGAGGatctgggggaagaggaggaggatctGGGGGAAGAGGCGGAGGatctgggggaagaggaggaggagggccagGCGCATCTGGAGGACAGGAGGGGCCAGCTCAGTGAGCTTCTGAACGACTTTGAGGAGAGGCCGGAAGACCAGGAACACCTGCAACCGGAAGGACAAAGAGAACACTCCGAGGAGCCAAGCATTGGCGAGGAGCAGAACCCAGAGGCCGAGCGGCGAAGAGAGCAGCAGGGAAGGAGCGGGGATTTCCAGGGGGCTGATCGTCCTGGGCccgaggaaaagagagaagaaggggaCACGGAGCCTCTCCGGAAACAAGAGGGGCCCGTGGAAGCCGCGCAGCCTCCGGTGGAGAGGAAAGAAGCCGCCGCCCTTGAACAAGGCCGCAAGGTGGAGGAGCTGCGGTGGCAGGAGGTGGACGAGAGGCAGACCATGCCCCGGCCCTACACGTTCCAGGTGTCCTCCGGGGGGAAGCAGATTCTCTTTCCCAAAGTCAACCTGAGCCCTGTGACACCCGCAAAGGACACGGGGCTCACCGTTGCCTCCCAGGAACCAAAGGCCCCCAAAGCCAGCCCAGTCCAGCACGCCCTACCGTCGTCCCTGAGCGTTCCCCACACCGCCATTCTGGTCACGGGCGCGCAGCTCTGTGGCCCGGCCGTCAACCTGAGCCAGATCAAGGACACCGCGTGCAAGTCCCTCCTGGGcttggaggagaagaagcacGCGGACGCCCCAGCTGGGGAGAACCCTCCCCGAGGCCCCGGCGACGCGCGGGCGGGCAGCGGGAAGGCTAAGCCCCCCCAGGAGTCTCCCAGCAGCGCGTCCGCACTCGCAGAATGGGCTTCCATTCGGTCCAGAATCCTGAAGAACGCTGAGAGTGACCCGCGCAGCAGCGAGAGGGACCAGTCGAAGCCCGGTGATGAGTCCACTCCCAGGGGCCGGTGTGATTCCCGCGGGAACCTCCGGAAGACTCCGCCAGTCAATGCAAAGTTTTCTATTATGCCTGCCTGGCAGAAATTTTCCGATGGTGGCACGGAGACCTCCAAACAGAACACGGAAGCTGAAAGCATACGAAAAAGACCCATGCTGGGACCCAGCGAAGATACAGccccccagcctcctcctgctGGTGTTCGCGAGCTCGGTAAGGGTCCGGAGAAGTCGGAGATGCACCGGGAGCCCGCAGACACCACCGAGGGATGCAAATTTGCCAAAGACCTCCCGTCTTTCCTTGTCCCAAGCCTTCCTTACCCTCCGCAGAAAGTGGTGGCCCACGCAGAGTTCACGACCTCGTCGGACAGCGAGACTGCAAAAGGGATAGCAAAGCCAGACCCTGTGATGCCAGGTGGGGAGGAAAAAACTTCACCGTTTGGAATAAAATTGAGAAGGACCAACTATTTGCGCTTCAACTGCGACCAACAGGCagaacagaagaagaagaagaggcaCAGCAGCACCGGAGACAGCGCGGATGCAGGGCCGCCTGCAGCGGGGAGCGCTCgtggagagaaagagatggagggTGTGGCCCTCAAGCATGGTCCATCCCTCCCCCAAGAGCGGAAGCAAGCCCCTTCCACCCGGAGGGACTCCGCTGAACCTGCCAGCAGCCAGACCCCGGCTCCGGAGCACGACAAGGCCGCAAACAAAATGCCACTGGCACAGAAGCCAGCACTGGCTCCCAAGCCCACCAGTCAGACCCCACCAGCATCCCCACTTTCCAAACTGAGCAGGCCCTACTTGGTAGAGCTGCTGTCTCGTCGAGCGGGGAGGCCGGACCCAGAGCCAAGTGAGCCGTCCAAGGAGGGCCAAGAGAGCAGTGACCGCCGGCCACCCTCGCCCCCAGGCCCCGAGGAAAGGAAGGGACAGAAGAGGGACGAGGAGGAAGAGGCGACAGAGAGGAAACCTGCTTCCCCACCTCTGCCTGCCGCTCAGCAAGAGAAACCTTCTCAAACACCCGAGGCCGGGAGGAAAG AGAAGCTGATGCTTCAGAGCAGGCACTCCTTAGATGGCTCCAAACTTACAGAGAAAGTGGAAACTGCTCAGCCGCTGTGGATAACGTTAGCACTGCAAAAGCAAAAGGGGTTTCGGGAGCAGCAGGCTACGCGGGAGGAGAGGAAGCAAGCCAGAGAGACCAAACAGGCAGAAAAGCTCTTCAAAGAAAAT GTCAGTGTCAGCCTGCAGCCTGGAAGCAGCAGTGTCAGCAGAGCAGGTTCCCTGCACAAGTCCACCGCTCTGCCAGAAGAGAAGAGGCCCGAGACTGCAGTGTCCAGGCTTGAGCGCAGAGAACAGCTGAAAAAGGCCAACACTCTTCCTACGTCTGTGACAG TGGAGATCTCCGACTCAGCTCCCCCAGCACCGCTGGTAAAAGAAGTCACCAAGAGGTTTTCCACCCCGGATGCTGCCCCCGTGTCAACAGAACCAGCCTGGCTGGCTTTGGCCAAAAGGAAAGCAAAGGCTTGGAGCGACTGTCCACAGATTATTAAGTAA